From one Humulus lupulus chromosome 8, drHumLupu1.1, whole genome shotgun sequence genomic stretch:
- the LOC133794670 gene encoding stemmadenine O-acetyltransferase-like isoform X1 has translation MKFEVEILSKEIIKPCYPTPSHLRNYQLSFLDQLHGHNHISFVMFFPHNSESQNVTEISHKLKKSLSHVLSRYYPLAGRLKDDLFVNCNDEGIPFLEAQVNCELSDVVQNPDPHDLHKFIPFELDDKVDILLGIQLNIFSCGGVVIGSRFSHKIEDALSTLMFLKFWAAATRGGDDEDSNAVSPQFVSATHFPPKDVEQVVDDPKVNFLMKNVITKRFVFESSKLEALKEKFRDKTRIPSRVEALSAFIYARVFVKALDEINYEDKDSYDGIARQAMRELMINGSGKEHVKNLQEGVDQGLSFLKEHAVEFAKGDVVPLNFTSFCRFSLYQDFGWGKPSWVGKVPLPFKNFIVFMDTKTCDGIEVYIDLEKDDMARLEIDDEFLSFVSST, from the exons ATGAAGTTTGAAGTTGAAATACTCTCCAAAGAGATTATTAAACCATGCTACCCCACTCCCAGCCACCTTCGCAATTACCAACTCTCCTTCCTAGACCAACTACATGGCCATAATCACATATCttttgttatgttctttccacaCAATTCTGAAAGCCAAAATGTTACTGAAATATCCCACAAGCTTAAGAAATCCTTATCCCATGTCTTAAGCCGGTATTATCCATTAGCCGGACGACTAAAAGATGATCTATTTGTCAATTGCAACGACGAGGGCATCCCTTTTTTGGAAGCACAAGTCAATTGTGAGCTGTCGGATGTTGTTCAAAATCCAGATCCCCATGATCTCCACAAGTTCATTCCTTTTGAGCTAGATGACAAAGTTGATATACTACTTGGCATCCAACTCAATATCTTCAGCTGTGGCGGGGTAGTAATTGGTTCTCGTTTTAGTCACAAAATTGAGGACGCTTTATCAACTTTGATGTTCCTCAAATTCTGGGCAGCTGCTACTCGTGGAGGCGATGATGAGGACTCGAATGCGGTTTCACCACAGTTTGTATCTGCCACACATTTTCCACCAAAGGATGTTGAACAAGTCGTTGACGATCCAAAAGTCAATTTCTTGATGAAGAATGTCATAACAAAAAGGTTTGTGTTTGAATCATCTAAACTAGAGGCTCTTAAAGAAAAATTTAGGGACAAAACTAGAATCCCTTCACGTGTGGAGGCCTTGTCTGCTTTCATATATGCTCG GGTATTTGTTAAAGCTTTAGATGAAATCAATTATGAAGATAAGGATAGTTATGATGGAATTGCGAGGCAAGCGATGAGAGAGCTAATGATTAATGGCAGTGGCAAAGAGCACGTGAAGAATCTGCAAGAGGGTGTTGATCAAGGGTTGAGTTTCTTAAAAGAACATGCTGTGGAATTCGCCAAAGGAGACGTAGTTCCTCTTAACTTCACAAGTTTTTGTAGATTTTCTCTGTATCAGGATTTTGGTTGGGGAAAGCCATCTTGGGTAGGGAAAGTTCCTCTACCGTTCAAGAATTTTATTGTTTTCATGGACACTAAAACGTGTGATGGAATCGAAGTTTATATTGACTTGGAGAAAGATGATATGGCAAGGCTTGAAATCGACGATGAGTTCCTTTCATTTGTCTCAAGTACTTAG
- the LOC133794670 gene encoding vinorine synthase-like isoform X2, translating to MKFEVEILSKEIIKPCYPTPSHLRNYQLSFLDQLHGHNHISFVMFFPHNSESQNVTEISHKLKKSLSHVLSRYYPLAGRLKDDLFVNCNDEGIPFLEAQVNCELSDVVQNPDPHDLHKFIPFELDDKVDILLGIQLNIFSCGGVVIGSRFSHKIEDALSTLMFLKFWAAATRGGDDEDSNAVSPQFVSATHFPPKDVEQVVDDPKVNFLMKNVITKRVFVKALDEINYEDKDSYDGIARQAMRELMINGSGKEHVKNLQEGVDQGLSFLKEHAVEFAKGDVVPLNFTSFCRFSLYQDFGWGKPSWVGKVPLPFKNFIVFMDTKTCDGIEVYIDLEKDDMARLEIDDEFLSFVSST from the exons ATGAAGTTTGAAGTTGAAATACTCTCCAAAGAGATTATTAAACCATGCTACCCCACTCCCAGCCACCTTCGCAATTACCAACTCTCCTTCCTAGACCAACTACATGGCCATAATCACATATCttttgttatgttctttccacaCAATTCTGAAAGCCAAAATGTTACTGAAATATCCCACAAGCTTAAGAAATCCTTATCCCATGTCTTAAGCCGGTATTATCCATTAGCCGGACGACTAAAAGATGATCTATTTGTCAATTGCAACGACGAGGGCATCCCTTTTTTGGAAGCACAAGTCAATTGTGAGCTGTCGGATGTTGTTCAAAATCCAGATCCCCATGATCTCCACAAGTTCATTCCTTTTGAGCTAGATGACAAAGTTGATATACTACTTGGCATCCAACTCAATATCTTCAGCTGTGGCGGGGTAGTAATTGGTTCTCGTTTTAGTCACAAAATTGAGGACGCTTTATCAACTTTGATGTTCCTCAAATTCTGGGCAGCTGCTACTCGTGGAGGCGATGATGAGGACTCGAATGCGGTTTCACCACAGTTTGTATCTGCCACACATTTTCCACCAAAGGATGTTGAACAAGTCGTTGACGATCCAAAAGTCAATTTCTTGATGAAGAATGTCATAACAAAAAG GGTATTTGTTAAAGCTTTAGATGAAATCAATTATGAAGATAAGGATAGTTATGATGGAATTGCGAGGCAAGCGATGAGAGAGCTAATGATTAATGGCAGTGGCAAAGAGCACGTGAAGAATCTGCAAGAGGGTGTTGATCAAGGGTTGAGTTTCTTAAAAGAACATGCTGTGGAATTCGCCAAAGGAGACGTAGTTCCTCTTAACTTCACAAGTTTTTGTAGATTTTCTCTGTATCAGGATTTTGGTTGGGGAAAGCCATCTTGGGTAGGGAAAGTTCCTCTACCGTTCAAGAATTTTATTGTTTTCATGGACACTAAAACGTGTGATGGAATCGAAGTTTATATTGACTTGGAGAAAGATGATATGGCAAGGCTTGAAATCGACGATGAGTTCCTTTCATTTGTCTCAAGTACTTAG